A stretch of DNA from Ochotona princeps isolate mOchPri1 chromosome 13, mOchPri1.hap1, whole genome shotgun sequence:
AGCCAGGACGATCATGATGCTGTTCACATAGGTGGAGCTacaggagagaagcagcagaggcggAACCTCACAGAAGAAATGGGTGACGACATTGGGGTCACAGAAATCCAATCGCACCATGAGTCCTGTGTGGATGGCTGTGTTGAAGGCACAGAGCGCCCACACACCCGCAGCCAGTGTGCTGCAACATGCCTTGCTCATCATGGAGTTGTAATGCAGCGGGTGGCAGATGGCTGCATACCTATCATAGGCCATTACCGTGAGGAGCAGCAGCTCCGAGGACGCGGACCATGTGAGGAAGTAGAGCTGAGCCATACAGCCCCCATAAGAGATGGAACTCTTCTCCAGCAACAGACCTGCCAGTGCCTTGGGCATGATGGAGGAGGTGCATATCACATCCATGGTGGCCAAGTTGAACAGGAAAAAGTACATGGGAGTGTGGAGCCCACGGTTGAAGGCAATGGCAAAGATGATGAGGCCATTCCCTGTGAGTGCCATAGAATAAAGGGAGAAGAAGCAGCCAAACAAAAGCACCCGGTATTCTGGGTGCTCTGAAAAACCCTGTAGGATAAACTCTGTCACCAGCGTCCGGTTACTCATTGTCCTTGGGCTGAGAGGAGTTTCTGGGGCTACCAGGTGAATCCCCACACACAGCTCCATGCAATTCAAGGCTGGAAATAGACAGAGGAAAGATGTTCCAAAGGCTGCTACCCTGCCCCATCCATACCTGATACCACCACATCCCGTGCAACATTACACCATTGGATATGGGAACTAAGACAAGCACACCAGTATTACAATAGGCAAAAGCCTTGAGCATTCAGACCCTAAAAGGTAAATGCGGATGAGCAACAGAACTCACAAAGCATCACTCAACCCCAGTCAGAGAAATGCAAACCGAGAAATCATCCCTGTCTTGGCAAGATGGGATGAGCATGACGTGGCATGTACATATTCCTATGGAGCCAGAACTGACTTCTGCAAATGCACCCTGAGAAAGTAACTCAAAACACAGTGTCGAGGCAGTGCTATTCTATACCAGggaattttttcaaaatgttccttgatgggttttttttttttttagaagttccGTCAATACATTAGATTCTCAGGGTCACAGTAAATGCATGTAATAGTGAAATTTTAACAACAacctatactctttttttttttttaaagatttattcattttattacagccagatatacacagaggaggagagacagagaggaagatcttccgtccgatgattcactccccaagtgagccgcaacgggccggtgcgcgccgatccgaagccgggaacctggaacctcttccgggtctcccacgtgggtgcagtgtcccaatgcattgggccatcctcaactgctttcccaggccacaagcagggagctggataacaaCCTATACTCTTGAAAGTCTGCTTTTTACGGCATTGATATAATGTGATGCTGGGTCCTTATAAAAATTATGCTATAGAAGTGTTTTACTgacaatttttaaagcaaaactaGTGGTGggagttgtggtgcagcaagctaagctgcctcttgggatgctgacatcccaaatcagagtgccgaCTGTACTTttgactccacttctgatatagtTTCCttataatgcacctgggaaggcactgaATGATCCAAATGCATAAacttctgccacccacgtgggagatcccaaTGGAGTTCTTTGGTCTGGTTCAGGTCTGGCTTCTGTGGacatttgggtggtgaaccagcagatggaagatatctctcttcctttctctctccctccgtgTCTTcctcactctttcaaacaaaaaagatcTTTGAAAATTAAACACAATATAGTAGGatgaagaacagaaaaataatatGTGTAACTAAATCTCACTGTTGGTTTGGAAGAAGAAAGGAGTGCGTGCATGCATGTGTAGGAAGAACGACTGGTAAGTGGTAGACCAGTTTGAAGAGTGTGGGTGACTTACGATTGATTtccatgttcttgattttcttcagaGAACCCCTTCTAAAAGACAGCCTTACCAGTCTAAGCAATCCCGTCATTTCCAGGGTAGAACAGTTAGGAATTCTAACAGTTCTTCCATGGCTTTCTTTTGCTGCCAGAACCAATGCTCCCAACCACTGCTCTGGAAGCAACCCTCCTCCACTTGCCAGCTTCTCTTCCCACCCATGTCAGCCCTCACAGACAGAGTTCCAGCTTCATCCTGCACTCCCAACATGGCCCGTGCACCAAGGTCAAACCAGGACAACTACCAGACCTTAACCAGGACAACTACCAGACCTTTCCTCTCTTAATATCATTCCCAAAGctggcaaaaacaacaacaaaaaaacaccctGTATCCATATTCCGTGCTCATCTGTCCTGGAACCCTCATCACACAGCACAGTGTGATCATGTTACCCAACTGTCCACCCTAAGGGAGGTGCTTGCACCCCATTTGTCTCAACATACTCCTTCCTGGCACCCAGCCCTGGACCTGACACTCAGCTGGACTGGAATGTTAAAGGACAGCCTAGTGTGAATATCAGCTGAATACCTTCTACCCACAAAACAAGGCACAATCTGCACTATTTCAAACACCATCAAAGACCTTGCTTATTTCTTTGTTAAGCAGAAAAGTTAATCAAGACATTCATTTTTAGTTAAGAATTCCATTTTTGGTCAACCTTCAAGAAATGTACTTATCTCAAACAGATTAAAAGATTTACACAAAATGAGCGAGCCTTACCCGTTATCTGAGTCGTATCACCATTTTCCCAAGTGAAGCCTGTTCTTGGTATACATGAGCAGGAAGGCGGAGTTAATGAGGGTGGAACTGTTCAGAGCTGGTGAGAGTGATGCGGCCCCATCGGCATGTGGTCCCAGCCACAAGGTGTCAAAACAGCTCTGAGACTTGAGTGGATAAAACCAACACCCTCTGCTTAAGACCACTGCATTTTCATCTGGGACAAGATCAGAAAATTACTTTTTACTCAGTTTGAATGGAAGATCTGACAAACAACTACACTATTACTTACTCCTTAGCACAGTCACTGAGTGGCTCCTGTTTAACTGCAGGGCCCATCCATGGTGAGACTGAAAAGGAACAAAGCTGGACCTACCTACAAGACCCCTGTGCAAGATTTTGTCCACCCCACTCACATGCCCCCAGGATTTTCACAACTTCTCCCCAGCCATCGTAGTGTGCATTGCCAGCCATGGTGTTGCTGCTGTATCCCAGACACCAGCACATCTCTCCCCGAAACAACTCCACGATAGTGGCGGGCCACGTCTGCCTCACATCACCACGGGAGTACCAAGAGAGCTTGTCACAAAGGAAATTGTAATGCCAACCTTTCAAGACCTCCACAGTGAGGAGAAAAATACTGGAGGCTTTGAACAGGAGTTGGGTCCAGGGCAGTTTTAACAAACCCACTCCCATTCAGCAGGCACACTGCCCCCTCACCGTGACTTCCATGGCAGGTGGACAGTCTCCTTGTCCATTTCCATGAGAATGACCGCAGGATCCCTGTGAGCGTTCAGCTACCACTTCTCCTCCTGGAAAACAACGACCTTTCTGTTGCAAGATTCTTAGAACCCTGGCTTTAATTGTCATCAAGCACCACTAGATCATGAGCAGGAACAGGACTTCACACACCAGTGAAAGTCAAAGCACACACTCTACTGTGACAACACAGAGATTCCCACAGTGGTTGACTGGGTAAACACTGTTGCCTACACTAACTCTTCAGCGTGCAAGCttcctggaaaagaaaaacacatcttGGAGAATTTCAACCACTTGAACGATATGACAATGGTTGTTCTCAAAAGTCTCCCCAAAATAACAAAGCTCTCCTTTCACTGAAGatgattttttcttcctttttccgaAGATGGATTGAATTTTACCAGAATACATTTGACTTGCAATGAAATTTTATTAGTTCCAGGCTATTGTTCATGCTTTCACAAATGGAGAATTATCCCTGCTTTTAGGTAACTCATTAATAATAGTGGAAAGCTTGACTATCTCTGCTGTTTCTATCTCTAAAAGggctcaaagattttttttacaggTATTATATAACTAATTAACTCAATGTCCTATCATATGGGAAGGTGACTCTTCCTACTGTAAACACTTCAAGAATAGAAAAAACAAACATCAGAACACACAAAAGTCGCATGTGCCCTGAAAGACATTTTAAAGATGACTCATCCTgattttttggaaagtcacaaACAAATGTGACTTGCAGAAGTCATGTATAGCAGCAGAGACAAAGCTAGAATCtcatcctaaggctttggaatTCCACTCTTGGGATTCGTGGCCAGGTAAGGTTTTAGATAGCTACCTGAATCTAAATGCATCAAATGTTAGAGAAACGCCATGAGAAAAATCACCCAAGGACTGATGAGATGATTCTTACAGCTGAGGTGTGGAATACAATCCTCAAACTCTTAAAAGGCTCTGACCTTCCATGCATTCTGGTATTTCCTTT
This window harbors:
- the LOC101531227 gene encoding olfactory receptor 13A1 gives rise to the protein MELCVGIHLVAPETPLSPRTMSNRTLVTEFILQGFSEHPEYRVLLFGCFFSLYSMALTGNGLIIFAIAFNRGLHTPMYFFLFNLATMDVICTSSIMPKALAGLLLEKSSISYGGCMAQLYFLTWSASSELLLLTVMAYDRYAAICHPLHYNSMMSKACCSTLAAGVWALCAFNTAIHTGLMVRLDFCDPNVVTHFFCEVPPLLLLSCSSTYVNSIMIVLADAFYGVLNFLMTIVSYGFIIASILKMRTTEGKKKAFSTCSSHLTVVCMYYTAVFYAYISPVSSYSAEKSKVAGVLYTLLSPTLNPLIYTLRNHEVKTALRKLFPFCRN